The Triticum dicoccoides isolate Atlit2015 ecotype Zavitan chromosome 6A, WEW_v2.0, whole genome shotgun sequence genome has a window encoding:
- the LOC119315377 gene encoding uncharacterized protein LOC119315377, whose translation MFDSLLNSKFHNKCKHAIKCTRTRLDLVRKKKQAMVKFLRKDVADLLTNNLESHAFGRMEGLIVEMNQASCYDMIEQYCDYIGKQLNNLQKQSECPHEALGAVSTLIFAAARYPDLPELCELRHVFTEKYGASIEPFVSSEFVQKLQNKSFTKEEKLQVIEDVAEEFAIPFNTKTFERQISGVPLNKKELLKKGSFNGVEVEASGRNGHRVDKHAVLDRKSKSIPDGREWKQEFQIKPKDIHVVPDYIGQVGQKSRKNYSDKPVEKKHLDSDVPPVDMKRRNGHQKEVNKDEKKGGQSWRELMNAEELDLNGSKKQEVAVAKSVQREMKKIVLPYTDLKETEKKDGAEKANAEGYHRTHMAAGTDHNWGHADLGLKTLGLEKQETESAGTLNGNGKAVNKVPPYSKPYRATSEKSAEEDNNGLHNRARHMGEFGQPVQDRQQMPEKLVNMRPPYVKPNSSMKPAHENPTDQAANGYKLNGSEATGHRRDGLVDDDGAPPRPVSVRRKSSRPPTHGSLYDEAANDEKVASQTPGGRTRRPSSRNGSQDDHERRRHSSRRNGSTSGSDYQTEEDETDTAIDFGNLLPRAPRKHRSRSAHPREGGGHDDEERMMDKLLRHYSKKGMEREEEHKTRAKSRTPRPRADQPADGNNRDGAPSHPERTVSLPTESGSPVGRTKAPAPARSISLQQDTSRGNVHPKMPDFDELAARISALKRA comes from the exons ATGTTTGACAGCTTGCTCAACTCCAAGTTCCACAACAAATG CAAGCACGCGATCAAATGCACCCGGACCCGGCTGGATCTGGTGCGCAAGAAGAAGCAGGCCATGGTCAAGTTCCTGAGGAAAGACGTCGCCGACCTCCTCACCAATAACCTTGAATCGCACGCCTTCGGACGG ATGGAAGGGCTGATTGTGGAGATGAACCAAGCTTCCTGCTATGACATGATCGAGCAGTATTGCGACTACATAGGGAAGCAGCTCAACAACCTGCAGAAACAGAG TGAATGCCCTCATGAAGCCTTGGGAGCTGTGTCAACTCTGATTTTCGCTGCTGCTAGATATCCTGATTTACCTGAACTGTGTGAACTCAGACATGTATTCACAGAGAAATATGGGGCTTCCATTGAACCTTTTGTTAGCTCTGAG TTTGTTCAGAAGCTTCAGAACAAATCATTTACTAAGGAGGAGAAGTTGCAAGTGATTGAAGATGTTGCTGAAGAATTTGCGATCCCGTTTAATACCAAGACATTTGAACGACAGATATCTGGTGTGCCTCTAAATAAAAAG GAACTTCTGAAGAAGGGTTCATTCAACGGTGTAGAGGTTGAAGCATCAGGGCGCAATGGACACAGGGTAGATAAGCATGCTGTGCTTGACAGGAAATCTAAATCTATACCTGATGGCCGTGAATGGAAGCAAGAATTTCAGATAAAACCAAAAGATATTCATGTCGTTCCTGATTACATTGGTCAAGTTGGTCAGAAAAGCAGAAAGAACTATTCAGATAAACCTGTTGAGAAGAAACATTTGGATAGTGATGTGCCTCCTGTGGACATGAAGCGAAGGAATGGTCATCAAAAGGAGGTCAACAAAGACGAGAAAAAGGGCGGTCAGTCTTGGAGGGAACTGATGAATGCAGAGGAGCTGGATCTCAATGGCTCAAAGAAGCAGGAGGTTGCCGTGGCAAAATCTGTTCAAAGAGAAATGAAGAAAATAGTTCTTCCATACACAGACCTAAAGGAAACTGAGAAGAAAGACGGCGCCGAAAAGGCTAATGCCGAAGGCTACCATCGGACCCACATGGCTGCTGGCACTGATCATAACTGGGGACATGCTGACTTGGGGCTTAAAACCCTGGGCCTGGAAAAGCAAGAAACTGAATCAGCTGGCACCTTGAATGGCAATGGCAAAGCAGTAAACAAGGTTCCTCCATATTCCAAGCCGTACAGAGCGACGAGCGAGAAGTCTGCTGAAGAAGATAATAATGGCTTGCACAATCGAGCACGGCATATGGGAGAGTTTGGACAGCCAGTGCAAGATAGGCAGCAAATGCCAGAGAAGCTTGTCAACATGCGGCCTCCCTATGTGAAGCCAAACTCTAGCATGAAGCCCGCGCATGAAAATCCAACAGATCAAGCTGCTAATGGTTACAAGCTCAACGGCTCGGAAGCAACGGGTCACCGGAGAGACGGTCTGGTCGACGATGATGGTGCACCTCCTCGGCCCGTTTCCGTCAGAAGGAAAAGTTCAAGGCCACCAACACACGGTTCTTTGTATGACGAGGCGGCCAATGATGAAAAGGTGGCAAGCCAAACCCCTGGTGGCCGAACAAGGCGTCCAAGCAGCAGGAATGGCTCCCAAGACGACCATGAGCGACGAAGGCACTCGAGCAGGCGTAACGGGTCGACGAGTGGCAGCGACTACCAGACAGAGGAGGATGAGACTGACACTGCGATTGATTTTGGCAATCTGTTGCCCCGAGCGCCTCGTAAGCACCGGAGCAGGAGTGCTCATCCCCGTGAAGGAGGGGGGCACGACGACGAGGAGAGGATGATGGATAAGCTTCTGAGGCATTACAGCAAGAAGGggatggagagggaggaggagcaCAAGACGAGGGCCAAGTCCAGGACTCCCCGGCCTCGAGCAGATCAACCTGCTGATGGCAACAACAGAGACGGAGCGCCCAGTCATCCAGAGAGGACAGTGTCTCTGCCTACAGAATCAGGCTCCCCGGTGGGGAGGACGAAGGCTCCGGCTCCTGCTCGGTCCATCTCGCTGCAGCAGGACACGTCCAGGGGGAACGTGCACCCGAAGATGCCGGATTTCGACGAACTTGCTGCGCGGATCAGCGCTTTGAAGAGGGCATGA